The following are encoded together in the Humulus lupulus chromosome 5, drHumLupu1.1, whole genome shotgun sequence genome:
- the LOC133779947 gene encoding uncharacterized protein LOC133779947 — translation MRQQANKKRRDIQFQIGDLVLVKLQPYRQATVAKRLHSKLCKRYFGPFPIKAHVGQVAYTLELPEGSRIHPTFHVSVLKPFYGPTPPTCYPLPELVVNNKPVMIPQAIISTREHKGERQVLVQWSLSAPEDATWETLSEFGKLYDISNLKDKVVVEEGGSVGPIQLTSPIHLDPSKIQERVKGWIEGSDQREVEDSNEQSTSTQKEDPRQTMEEERVQARGTRVRVRPKWLQEFVRMERS, via the coding sequence ATGAGGCAACAAGCGAATAAGAAGCGCCGTGACATACAGTTTCAAATTGGGGATTTGGTATTGGTGAAGTTACAACCATACAGGCAAGCCACAGTAGCGAAGCGACTCCATTCAAAACTCTGCAAAAGGTATTTCGGACCATTTCCGATCAAGGCTCACGTGGGGCAGGTTGCATATACGCTTGAATTACCAGAAGGCAGCAGGATTCACCCCACATTCCATGTTTCAGTATTGAAGCCATTTTATGGACCAACTCCTCCCACTTGTTACCCTCTTCCCGAATTGGTTGTTAACAACAAACCAGTAATGATTCCGCAAGCTATCATATCCACCAGAGAGCACAAAGGAGAAAGACAGGTATTGGTGCAATGGTCGCTGAGTGCTCCAGAAGATGCAACCTGGGAGACCCTTTCTGAATTTGGTAAGCTGTATGACATTTCCAACCTTAAGGACAAGGTTGTTGTCGAAGAGGGGGGCAGTGTTGGGCCAATCCAGTTGACAAGTCCAATACATTTGGACCCAAGTAAGATACAAGAGAGAGTAAAAGGGTGGATAGAGGGAAGTGACCAAAGGGAGGTTGAGGACTCAAACGAACAGAGCACCAGCACCCAGAAGGAAGACCCACGACAGACCATGGAGGAAGAGAGAGTGCAGGCGCGTGGAACCCGTGTGCGAGTGAGACCCAAGTGGCTTCAGGAATTCGTTAGGATGGAGAGGAGCTGA
- the LOC133779949 gene encoding uncharacterized protein LOC133779949: MVKTRGASSKKTPASQSRKVSSPSPPPSVSTAPPSNPAPATSVGKTCKSKARKKVFSLSNEHPMVFPDITADIVDVAPPSEVVVPSRAKNLSPLPIESSLTARAKSKSVSSSSKAPAAGLLKLPLKPSQPKKNYVAPKRKLGLDSSSSPLTATKKRLKAHPPSPTSSDFDPEDGKSESEATCDTTLSDETVPDNAESEAESDEPEQEDIVPSEQEVESDTEPVASPLSSKAKGKRPIFDSTPSPKRSGVNFKPYSSTFCYNDNACDMVLYA, translated from the coding sequence ATGGTGAAAACTCGTGGAGCTTCCTCTAAGAAGACCCCTGCTTCTCAATCCAGAAAGGTGTCCTCTCCATCGCCTCCTCCATCTGTGTCAACGGCGCCTCCATCTAATCCAGCACCTGCCACATCTGTTGGGAAAACTTGCAAATCCAAGGCGCGCAAGAAGGTGTTCTCCCTCTCTAATGAACACCCCATGGTGTTTCCAGATATCACAGCTGATATTGTTGATGTTGCACCACCATCTGAAGTGGTGGTGCCCTCTCGAGCCAAGAACCTATCTCCTCTTCCGATTGAATCGTCTCTGACGGCTAGGGCAAAATCAAAATCTGTTTCATCTTCTTCCAAAGCTCCTGCTGCTGGGTTACTCAAACTGCCATTGAAGCCGAGCCAGCCCAAGAAAAATTATGTGGCTCCAAAAAGAAAATTGGGGTTGGACTCGTCTTCTTCCCCCTTGACTGCTACCAAGAAAAGATTGAAGGCTCATCCCCCTTCTCCGACTTCCTCCGATTTTGACCCTGAGGACGGAAAATCTGAATCTGAAGCAACCTGTGATACCACCTTATCTGATGAAACTGTTCCTGACAATGCAGaatcagaggctgagtctgatgAACCAGAACAAGAAGACATTGTCCCCTCTGAACAAGAAGTCGAATCTGACACAGAGCCAGTTGCATCTCCTTTGTCATCCAAGGCTAAAGGCAAGAGACCTATTTTTGATTCTACACCATCTCCAAAACGTTCAGGTGTAAATTTCAAACCCTATTCTTCAACTTTTTGTTATAATGATAATGCTTGTGATATGGTTCTCTATGCTTAA